The sequence GAGCTGGTGGAAGTTGACGGGTCAGCTGGGGGAGGAGAAGAGCTTTGAGTGTTTTCGCTACAGGTAACAGGTGGAAAATCGGCCTATACGATTGTCGCTCATTATATAATTCCCAAGGCTACAGCACACCTGTCCCCATCTGCAAACACTATGAGACGCCAAATTGAGAACGACTTCCAGAAGTATCATGGAATGAGATGAAAATGATGAATGAAAATCTATTTTGTATTACCTTGCCTAATGTTACAGGTTCTCTCTCCTACGCAATTGTATGAGAGAAAATATGGGGATCTTACAAGTCCatttaaatattacatttacaaccataaatttattaacaccaacaaacatttatacttttaagtttttaactatgtatgtatatctaagCATCTTACAATTTATAATGATCATtcatatatttcaaattattctcaATTTCCATTGATTCTACCAACACATCCTTGGCAGCATTCAGGTACGATTTAGCTTTCAAAACATCACCAGTATAAGCGGCCAAAACTGCCAAATTATTTAAAGCGGCACCATTGCGAGCATCTGAAGTGAGACAGAGCTGTAGGCaacgcttggccaaattaaaATCGCCGGTGGTCTGAAATTTAtaagattcaaaaatataaaatgtttttgggGATAAGTTTAGGGATAACTTACAATGGCCACAAAACTAAGATTATACCAAATGTCAGCTTTTTGTTCAGATGACTTGGCGGCTGCTAAAGCTCTTTGAAAACATGGTAAAACCAGATCGATTTGACCGCCATAGAGACAACACAAAGCAATGTTGCAGTACAGCTCTGCCGAATGGACGCCCAATGAAAGAATGCGtctgaaattgttaaaaaaatattaacttattaACTTTATTAAGAGGAGAAGTATTAATATTCTTCTTTAAATTAAGACTAATCATCACCTATAATACATCAAAGCCATTTCCGGATTGTTATCGTAAAAGTAATTCAAGGCTATGCAGGCCAAGGCCTCAACATTTATGGGATTTAATTTCGATATCAAACGATACATTTGCATGGCATCATCCTGCTTAGACATTTCATCCAACAAACGACCCTGTTCGATGCGAAAAGTAACATCAAACGGATGTTTATCCACGGCAGTCTGTATCAAATCCATAGCCCTTTCTGTCTGCTCTAAACGCTGATACAAACGCGAAAGTAAAATATAAGTATCAGGATGTGGAAAGGCATTCAACGATTGCTGTAAATAGGATTCAGCTTTTCGAGGATATTTTAAGGCTAAGAGACAACGTCCCATTTGCTGTTGCCACCACCATTCATCACAATTGGCCAACGAACGTAGAGAGGCGGAGGAGCCACGTTTTTGTTTATGCACTTCCATGACAGCTTCACACAAGGAGTAGGCCTTCAAAACATCTGCCTCATGATAGTAGAGAAATTGAAAGAGCGCTTTAACTAAAACTTTACGCTCTGCATAAATGGTGGGATTTAGGCGTGATGCTTGATACAAGGGAGCCGTGCTATCGCCTATATTGAAAGCAGCCGCTGAGCTGGCTCTAACACGTGAAGCAGTACCACAGCGTGAAGCTGGACGGCTGCCCAAAGAGGAACCGGGCCGGCTTAAGCCACTAGTGCCAGGACGAGCctataaattatacaaaaaaggtTTATAATAAATGTACACTTTTCCACAACAAATAGCTTACCATGCCCGATGTAGGCCGCGACATGCTTGAAGTAAGTATCCGCCTATTAACACTTTCGGCAGTTCCTACAGCTTTGCGTTGATACAAACTAGAGGCTGTGGAGCCTCTTAAAGTACTTGTACTGGGCCTGGGTACAAAAGCAGTTTTAATTGAAGTTCCGGGTCTGGCTGTTGTGGCAATACGCTCAAATTCCACTTCCTCGTTTACTAGAATtcagacaacaacaaaaaaataatacaaattccaACTTGAATACGGGTATCAACCACACCACATctcttaaacatttaattttaaaaccctacttgcaaaaaattttattaaaaaaaaaaaaccaaaacaaatcaTACTCTCttacatatttttacatttacaaaaaatccaaacttattttgttgttgtaaaaacCTTTAAGATATCCAAGTATTCAAGGTGATTGAACACAATGGAATGTGGGCAGTACTAAACAAGATACTATGAGCTTAAATATGTACAAAGTTTTGGATGCGTGTCTTaaacctttattttttttatatattcactGTGTTCTTTTTTTCCCTCAATATTATTTTTCCTCTTCTTACAGCATGATGATGATCATGCCATCAATGCACTTACTAGCATTGCACTATGGGCAAGGGGTAGAATTATTATAGTTATTTTGGAGTAGGGAGTCATGTcgattttttttgaacaaatatGAAGATAATAAAAACAGTAAACACGGGTTCGGTCCCTGGCAGAGGACGAAAAAGTGTCTTCCCTTTAACAACCCATCCAAGAAGCCCCCTGAACACCTCTCCCTCTGGAAAAGAGGATAATGTCATGGCAAAGCTCAGACAGCATCCACCCCCTGGGAAAAACGTAGCAATCAAAGATTAGCAAGGTTCtccaccactacaccaaatatacagagggcgttgtttctaggcaacgacagatggcaaCTACTTCGCTGGAAGAACAAACCGATTAAAGAAACTGATACAAGGCAAAAATAGCAATAGACTGGATATTATGGTATCAtcgtacatggagacgcacgatactccaataaatGTCGAAAGATGttccgaaattaaaaatttgatttaatttaaaatttaattttttttctccatccGTTTTgggagcatttggcttccacaaagcatcttcattttatatgattttttgctattgtttTCGCGTCTTTCCCATGTAGGATTGCACTGGGATTACATGGGAAAGACGCGAaaacaatagcaaaaaatcgTATTATTAATTTCTGAACATCTTTTCGATACTAAAAGAACTTCGTCTGGTCTGGTCATTAGATGATCTACTAAGTGCTCATTTCTTCACCAGCTTTCCAATATTTAGCCACTAAAAGGGAATGTTTCTTTAAGCCCCATAGAACTTACGAAAGAGTTAACTGTCAAACTAACTGTCACTTTTTGattctggcaaatcatcatgaatagatttaCTCTGTAACaatgctaccaaattatccaaatttccTTTGAAAATCATTCATTGATTCTCGCTcaacttatagacgactgtTTTATTTCGAAATTGTGTTAAGCGATGATGCTCATTTTTGCTTTGTGAAGTGAGACCAATCCACGACAGACCATTTATCCAGAAAAATGCACCGTTTGCACGCGGTTGACATATATTGATTCTTATGGTTCCAAGGTGGAACAAAGGGCCACAACAAAGTTTTTCCATTGTGATCTATCCCAAGCTATCAGTTTCACTTCGCCCCAAAACTATCCAGTTGAGTTTGTTTCAGTCTTGATTTGTCTCCTCCAGGTGTTAGCGGGTCTGCTCTTCTCCTACTACCTTAAGGATCGATTGTCACCTTGGCTACGTTGTTGTTGGTGCGTCTGATTTCTTTTATAtagagctttctcagagatcgcactatacgagttggtATAGATGAAATCTCATCAAATtagttcaaaattaattcaggGCAAGGCTCTGTTCTTTCTCCTACCCTATTTATTATCTTTCTAaatgaccttctacgtcaaacttccaaccatatctattcttttgcagatgacagcaacatttgccattcttattcattcagttatagaccaagcctgtcggagattgggacaatgaggcaaaacatgaatgattcccttgTGACAATCTCCGAGTGGGGTCGCTTgcaagactcagtgttgcatgttgacacaaaaacgaacgacagactatgttgcttcatctgtatttatggatgGTGAAAAATTTtgacgctcttgatgttctcGGCATGAaaatacaatgtgatgtccgttggtctaaacacatttttcaagtgtcgaaagattcattcaagtgtctcggatttctgaaacggtgtaggaattacttcactccatctgatctcctcactatttacagtagagtatccaactctattgattcacTGGAGCACCGTCGCAATGTGGATTGTGTTGCACTGTTCTATCgttactacaatggaatgtgttctgatgaaattagggaacttgttcctgatacccgcAGATTTGAACGTAATACACGTTTCtcatcaagaacacatccctttgtggtcgattggccagtggaTCGCATAACACACAACATgaaaaattcgttctttagccgtggaacaaacttcccgctCAAGTCTTTTCTgtcacaaacactactccctctttcctccctcccataacctatatTCATCTTCTGAGTACTGGGCcaagaagaagaaaaataaaaataaataacattcggCCAAAATATCTTGAGCAGTTTTCGTAAAGAGCGATTTGTGTAAGGATTGCAGGTTGCGTTGCTAGGATTCTCAGCCATACAACAGGACTGAACGCATGATAGATAAAAAGAGATGGAGCTTGGTTCTCAGATGAATTTGGGGTGATTTCCATACTTTTTATAGTGTAatgcgatccactgtccagtcgacaacgaattgatgagcccttgccgaagaacgaGCACATACCGTTGTAGTATCGGTTGAATAGTGAAGCATAACCCACATTACGACGATGTTCCAGGGAATCAATAGAACTacataccctactgtcaccgataagcaacttcgccctctcctgtacgcggtctaTGAAAATggatggcaaatgttgctgtcatttgCAAAActgtagatagggttggaagtttgacgttgaaggtcgtttagaaaaataaggaatagagtagcagaaaggacggagccttgcggtacccttgaattgatcttgaactcatTTGATGAGATTTCATCTATAACAACATGTAtagtgtaatttattaaaaatgaaaactatttttatatgttGCCAACTGCAAAACCCAGCCATAGtgcattgttgttgctgttcatCCGTTCGTTCATGCAACCGCATAGTCCATTTTCAGTTTTATACACCGACGTCCACCAATATCAAGACGCGGCGGTTGCTGTAATGTGGTTAAGAAGACGTAGCTAGCGTAGATGTGTTCAAACCAACGAAGGAACGAACGATGGATGCAAGAAAggagcaaaaaagaaaaacatcttGTGGACACACAATCAAACAAAACACAGCGCATAACTTTTTTCTTACtttagttgtattttatttgaaaattcttttcttagttgttgttttcaatTCTGCTCACTTGAGTTCTTCAAAGCTTTGCTGCATATTATTACATGGAATGTCGGTCATATTGTTGGATTAAATTCTTCTTGAGGTTAAGGTTTATGTATTTATCATCATAATTAAGTATAAGTGTTTCTTTATACTTGTGTTGTGTTGTGCTGTCCAGGCAGCACATACTACTACTCCTTCTATTAGTTGCCTCGTAAAATGTTTGTTAGTTGTAAGTTCTACTCCCAAATACAATGATGATACAATGTGTATTTTGATGGTAGTGGTCGCTGGATGTTGGCAATGTTGTCTTGTTTGATTGTTGGTTTTTGTGTGATTTGGTTGCATACAACATAGTAGAGATTCTATTACTCTGTGGTTGGTTTTTcattgtaaacaaaatattaagtattaaatactagctgacccggttcGCTTAGCCATCCCAAtcgtaattaaaaattgtttaataagtGCTGGTTCAaacacgtcaagtttacttgtGCGAGGCTTGAGTTTGTAGCTGATAGAGGAGAGAAGATTGGAAAGATTTTCCAGTTTTTCTTCAACTCTCCTCTTCTATAAACTCCAGACTtgttcaagtaaacttgacgtgtgtgaaccagcactaGTTTTTAAGGATACAGCATTAAAtgctgaatttcgttgtgtccgtacaagcacggaagatgtcAAATGTTCTGGACGCACAGTCTCAACTCGCTTTATATAGAGAAATATACGAGGATCTCATCAAACGTGTTCTTGctcctactctattccttatttttctaaacgaccttctacgtcaaacttccaaccctatctattattttgcagatgacagcaacatttgccattcatattcattcagttatagaccaagcctgtcggagattggggcaatgaggcaaaacatgaataatTGCCATAATCGGTACCTTATGATAATCTTTGAAAAGGGTCGTGCTAATAGGGTCGAAAGAAAGAAGCTTTCAATTGTCTCGGTTTTCTGAAACGGTGCTGGAATTACTTCAGTCCATCGGATCTCCTTACTTTTTACACCACTTTTATCCGaacgaaaatggaatacaactcccatgtataGGCCGGTGCtgcaaagtctattttgaaacatCTCGACCGCGTACTGGAGAGGGTAAAGGTGATTATTGGTGAtagtagggtatccaactctataGATTCACTGGAGCACCGACGCAATTTGGGCTTCGTTTCAATGTTCTGTCGGTACTACAATGTTATgaagaaattagggaacttgagTCTGATACCCGCAGATTTTTACGTAGCACAGGGTTTTCATGAAGAACACAtccctttgtggtcgattggccaTTGGACCGCTAAACCAGACTTGGGCACTaccaattacattttgtaattaattacaggaccaattaccaattacgtgtaattggtaattggcaataaccaattaccaattataagtaatttgtaattgacaaatgccaattaccaattaaatgtaatttgtaattggtgaatgccaattaccaattacatataattggtagttggttattgccaattactaattacatgtaattggtaTTTGGTTATTgtcaattacaaattacatgtaatgggtaaaaattaattgaaatagaaagtaattgataaaaaatgtgtaatgattacttttaaagtatttattaccaacaatgtaattattaaataactcgtacattacacaatataccaaaaataaaaaaaaataatggaatcCAAACATATTATTACTAGGGATTAATAtgtaaatgcatgttttttctcgaacgtccaaataaaaTGTAGACAATTATCTATTaaaatcgcacattttgctgtaaaatggcattgatttattagtgcatatttttgcatattttattaataatgaatatttagttatatttaatttcaaaatgcatatttatgtgcatattatccaagtttttaataaaagtagaagtttttgtcgtcaatgggcaacatatttgtcgaatttgttatagaaataactCCAAATGTTGTCGACTAACTTCTTCATTTCTAtgaacaattgaaaattatcatttcaaaacatttcgcttcaaaaaagtttagagttatgttatgtttcattacaatttgcaatttcaatttttaagagatttcgttatcgaacgattttgtaacttcacataGATACAAAGTTTTACCGCAGTCATTTCCCAGCAGTTGTATGAGACTAgtaattttacctatcatttagggtgacaactagttacataactagctatgtgactagttattttaacacgtgaatGTCCCAAGCAGAGGGTCAATTGATCCTTTGTATTACATAGCGACGAATGCAATACTTAGATTACTTAGatgcacttaagtgacaattgtctttacgctagattacatgggatgcataaagtaactaaTTGATATCTCTCTGCAATACAAATAGCACATACgtttcaaatgacccaaaatatatcaattggagtcAATCAAGTCATCAAACAtttgtctataagggatagatttactactttcttaactgctgggttattactttcagctcgatcaaaatattgatgattttaaaatacaattttctgaaaataagtgtATTCTATTAATTGAGGCTTTGCGATaaggcaataaatctgaacaatttctgccgttttcgatttttttaaaacaaactaatttgctcaatttgttattataactaagaaactactgagccgattaaatcGCAATAAAtagcggattaaaggttatgtaacttTAAacgtttctaagtttatttttataatatcggactaaccctttttgagttatcataaattatgtggagaaacgtctaaaaaaattcacgattttacaaaaaaaacttttccatagaatttaaagttTGGACCAtaactactggaaccacaatacatcaaaattgtgtagcgGTTTTAAAAGCCtctaatttttttcgattttgttgcctgtgttattgttaaatttgaaaaattacgaaaaaaaatatacaatttatgaaagcttaattttttgcctttaggtactaaagtactaggaTCTAacctaaacagtttttttcaaaataactcaatattttgagggtgtttcaaaatcttttaaaacggttttagtatgtcctaacctaggcctacaacccccattaggccgattttcaagttctgataaaaagtgttattttgtagcagagtgttattatttaatgttgtttagaaatttagaaaaaaatttaaatgtaattaccTGTTATGTAAttagaattacttttttatcaattacttgcaattactttaccaattaccaattatatgtaattggtaattgccATTTACCAATTACTAATTacagtaattggtaattgataaaagccaattaccaattacttgtaattgtaattggtaTTTGTTGGTTGCCAattataaaatgtaattggatttgtaattggcaaatttcaattactaattgctagtaattggtaattggtatttttcaattaccaattacatgtaatgtaattggtaattgaaaaGTAATTGGCATCGCCCAAGTCTGCGCTAAACACACTACAGAGAAAATTAGTTCTTTAACCGTACTGTCtgtatgtggaacaaactttCCGCTGAATTctttcctgtcattttcaatgtaggaaagttcaaatcgaatttCCACAATCACTACTCGCTCCCATATCCTATTTTTCTAAATCCAACACAACGTTTTGCAGGCTGGTCCAAGAAGAATAAAAAACTTCGCAGGAGTTTTAGGCGTTGTTCAATCGCAATATGGATGAGTTTTAGCCCCGTTTCTTAACGGTGGACGAAACGTGGATCCACCTCAACACATCAGAGAGTCGGTGAGTTGGCATCAAAGAAGGCCAATGTGG comes from Calliphora vicina chromosome 2, idCalVici1.1, whole genome shotgun sequence and encodes:
- the BBS8 gene encoding tetratricopeptide repeat protein 8; this translates as MMATATQQHQQQHSKEFKTNVMNNDDNNIVDAVTATTTATSAAAPASTTLADISGLLSTTSASIEKSLATMELQYFKAVSLYRRRNYEKCVEVCNAMLQAGHENNVQMFNTPPDEEEENGNAAAAVGAGEELLLLNNSYGSSSGGAGTGPGTGSSGAGISNNSSIQRYSSNLQRMAVRQGGRQRGIYGNNVSSSSAANSTAAASSSTSSSSTSSFSIMPTWMMEGVWQLKMRALTQRIYIDDLETNDADDAVNEEVEFERIATTARPGTSIKTAFVPRPSTSTLRGSTASSLYQRKAVGTAESVNRRILTSSMSRPTSGMARPGTSGLSRPGSSLGSRPASRCGTASRVRASSAAAFNIGDSTAPLYQASRLNPTIYAERKVLVKALFQFLYYHEADVLKAYSLCEAVMEVHKQKRGSSASLRSLANCDEWWWQQQMGRCLLALKYPRKAESYLQQSLNAFPHPDTYILLSRLYQRLEQTERAMDLIQTAVDKHPFDVTFRIEQGRLLDEMSKQDDAMQMYRLISKLNPINVEALACIALNYFYDNNPEMALMYYRRILSLGVHSAELYCNIALCCLYGGQIDLVLPCFQRALAAAKSSEQKADIWYNLSFVAITTGDFNLAKRCLQLCLTSDARNGAALNNLAVLAAYTGDVLKAKSYLNAAKDVLVESMEIENNLKYMNDHYKL